The window GCGCCGGCGGCCTTCGCGCGCAATTCGTTAACGCTCTGACAAGAACATCCGATAAGTACAAGGAATGCGAGCATTTCCGTGCCTTCGTCAGGTGCGGGAACGTAAGGGGGGAGGCACGCATTGATGGCGAAACCTCGCGGAAAAACGGCGGTCAATCCCACGGCCAAGTCGGCGGCCCGCTGCAAGGCGTCCGTCGAAACCCTCGAAAGGGAAAAACGGCGCCTCGAACGCGAGGCGGCTCGCCTTGAGACCGAGCTTTTCGAAACGCGGGAGATCATCGCGGGCGTCAAGGCCCTGGATCGCGTTTCCGAACTGACCGAAAAGGTCAAGATTTTCAATACGATCGTCCGCGAGCGTACCGGCTCGCCGATCTCCATTTTTTATCTATACTGGCCGGATCGCGACGCCTTCGAGCTGGTCGAATGCACCGGAAACTGCGTCGGCGCCGACGCCGACCGCAAGGTGCGGCTGACCGATTGCCAGGGGCGTTGCGCGAACAGCCGGGTGGGGCACACATTCGCGCGCACCGACGGGCTTTTCTGGGAACTTGTCTGCCAGGGCGAGATTTTTCCCGTCCACGCGCCCGGCGGACGGCATCGCTTCGAAGACGTTTTCACGAACGCGGGCCTGCTCGGGTGGGATATCACGTCGATCGTGCCGCTGACCTTCGGCGGAACCCCGATCGGCTTCGCCGCGTTTCGACCCGATCTGTCGTCCGTTCACGAGAACGAAGCGTACGTGCGCCGGTTCGCGACGCAGGCGGCGTCGTCCATCAAGACCGCCATGCTCTATTCCGCGAACCAGGACGATAAGGCCGCTTTGAACCGCACGCTGAAGAACCTGAAGATGCTCTACAACATCGGCCAGATGATGGCGCATATCACGGAGCTGAAGGAGCTGTTGCGCTTCATTCTCGACGAGGCCTGCAAGACGACCGACGCGGAAAAAGGCTCGCTGATGTTGCTTGACGAGGAACACCAGCGCCTGGTCGTGCGCGTCGTACGGGGCCTTCCCGACAAGGACGCCGAGGATCGCATCAACAACGGCGAGACGGAGTGCACGAGCCTTTCGATCGGCGAGGGCGTCGCCGGGACGGCGTTCATGGAATGCAAGCCGATGATCGTCAACGACGTTCAAAACGACCCCAAGTTCAAGACCCAGAGCAAACACGTGAAGTCGATCCTGTGCGTTCCGCTGATCGCGAACGACGAAGCGATCGGCGTTATCAACATCACGAACAAAAACGACGGCGCGGGATTTTCCGGCGAGGACGCGCAACTCATCAGCGCGCTCGCGAACCAGGCCGCGATCTCCATCCATCGTTCGCGGCTTTACAACCTCGCGATCATGGACGAGCTGACGGGGCTTTATGTGCGCCGGTATTTCGCGCACCGCCTGCAAGAGGAGATCAAGCGAGCCGACCGTTTCGGCACGAAGTTCTCCGTCATCATGTTCGATATCGATCACTTCAAAAGCGTCAACGACACTTTCGGCCATCACGCCGGCGATCAGGCGCTGGTGACCGTCGCGAACACGCTGAAGGCGGCGGCGCGCACCACCGATTTGCCGGCGCGATTCGGCGGCGAGGAATTCGTAATCCTTTTGCCGGAGACCAACGGCAAGGGCGCGACGATGGTGGCCGAGCGGATCCGGAAGACGGTCGAGCAGACGCACGTCTCCGACATCGGCCGATCGCTGACGATTTCCGCGGGCGTTTCGGTCTATCCGGACCACGGCAGCGAGATGCTGGGGCTCGTCAAATCCGCGGACATGGCGTTGTACGAGGCCAAACACGGCGGGCGCAACCGCGTCGTACTGTGGGAGCTTCTTGGAGCGCCGGCGGACGAGGAAGAGCACGAATCCGCGGCGGTTGCGTCGCTGACGCCGCGCAAGCGCCTGGCTGCGATTTAGCAGGCGGCCGATACGGGTCCGCGACCCGGGTTCGTCATCGCTATTCCCGATCGTTCAAGACGCCGGATCGCCGTTTTCGGGAGCCGGTTCGGGCTCGCCTGAGGGCGGCGGTTCGTTCGCATTCGTTTCGCTGCTGGTCGGTTCAGCTTCCGGCGCATCCGCGGTGACCGTCGAAGCCGCCGCTTCGGCGTTTACGACCGCGTCCGCCGGGCCGGCGACAATGGTCGGCGCCGCGTCTTCGGGCAACTTGCACTTTTCCGCGATGATCGTGTCGATGCGGGCGGGGTTCTCGTTCCAGAATTCCGGGTACCAGCGGCGGTAAGTGGTCCACAGGTTTCGCGTTTCGTCGCACTTTCCCGAACGCACAGTTGACCAGAAAACGCCCCAGGCGGCCCATTCGGAATAGATCGTGTCACCGAAATCGCCGCGACGTAACGTATCGTAATGGGTGGCGGATTCGTCGTAGCGCTTCAATTTGCGCAACGCCTTGGCCAAATAATATTTGTAGGATTGGGCGAAGGGCGATGCGGGCGTTTGCGTAAGACCGGCGCTTGCCGCGTCGACCACCGCCTGCCAGTCCTTTCGTCGATCCGCCTTGCGGACTTCCCAATACGGACCGGATTGGTCCACCGCGTTTTGCATGACGACGCGGATGCACGCGTCGGTCTTCTTTTTCGTTGCATTCAATTTTTCGCGCGTGGCCGAGGCCAGCGACGATTTCCAGTCCTTGCCCTTGTAGAGGCGTTTGATGAAGTCCGCGTGGACGTCCTCGCCGTAAACGGACTTGATGCAACGAACGAAAAGTCGTTCGCGAAGATAACGACGCTCGTGGCGCACGCCCATGAGATAGTTGATATCGAGTTTTCTCAGATCGCCGTCCCGGCGGTTGATGGTGAGATACGCGCGCTCCACGCCGTTGTTGCCGACATCGTAGGCCAGGCCTTCGGAGACGTATGATGGCCAATCAACGGCTTGGCGAAAGCTGATCCGGTGCTCGAAGGTGGCGTGCGTCAGTTCGTGCGCGAGTAGGTTTTGCAGCTCGATCATGCCGGTGAAGGCGGCTTGCGCGTCGACGCGGATCGATTCCACGCCTTTGAGCGTATTCGCGTACCAGTGCCGGCTGAGACCCCAGTAACCGTCGTCGGGTGTGTCGACAATCTGGACGTAAGTCGTTTGAAAATATTTCCGTGCTCCCTCGTCCCCAACGTACGCCACCACGCGATCCATCGCCTTCGGAAACTCCTCCTCGATGCGGCGCGTCAATTCGGCGAGTTCTTCGGCGTTCAGCTTAAGCCCGCCGGGCGGCGGCTGGACGATGAGCTTGTATCCTTTCGCGTCCGCTGCGGCGGCGGGGAGCGGCAAGCAGAACGCCAGAACGATAAACGCCACGATCGCGAAACGCATCATGAACCCCCGCAGTGTTATGGGGGAATTATCCAATATTTTTGCGCGGAGGTCATCGGGGTATTCGGAGCAAACCGCGACTCCGACTTGAGCGGCGCGCCGTCAGAGCCGAATCGGCAAATCGTCCAACCCGGCCTCCATTTCCATTCGGTCCATGATGTCCATCGTGTCCATTCGCGTCGCCGGCCGCGGGCGCGCGATCGCGCCGGTGCGTTTCCCACAATTTTCGATCCTTCCCGCCGCCTTGACCCTTTCGCGGCATCCCCGTAAAACATGCCGGACTTTTCCGGGGGCGGACGCGTCGCAGGCGCATTTTTGCCCCCGCCCGACCTTGCGAGCCCCGCCCATGGAACTGGATACCAACCGGCTGATCGAGCTGCGTCGGTCAAAGTGCGCGGATATCCGCCAAAACGGCGGGAATCCGTATGGCAACGGCATTGCGCCCGACGCCACCTCAAGCCGGATTCGTGAGCGTTTCGGCGAGATGAGCGCCGAGGAGCTCGAGACCGTCGAGGGCACGTTCCGCCTGGCCGGGCGAATCATGGCGGTGCGCGATTTCGGCAACATGGTGTTTTTCGATCTGGCCGATGTCGCCGGGCGCCTGCAACTTGTCGCCAACAAGAAGGTGCTGGGGCTCGAGGCGCACAAGCTCGCGAAATCGCTGGATATCGGCGACATCGTTTACGCCGACGGCAAGCCCTACAAGACGCGAACGGGCGAGATGTCGCTATTGATGACGCATCTCGGCCTTCTGACCAAATCGCTGCGCCCCCTGCCCGAAAAGTGGCACGGACTGACCGACGTGGAAACGCGCTACCGGCAGCGTTACGTCGATCTGCTGATGAATCCGGAGGTCCGCGAGGTCTTTCTGCTGCGGCAGGCGACGACGCGTTATTTGCGCGATTTTTTCGCGAAGCGCGAATTTGTCGAGGTCGAGACGCCGATGATGCATCCCATCGCCGGCGGCGCGGCGGCGCGTCCCTTCGTGACGCACCACAACGCGCTCGACATGGCGCTGTATCTGCGCATCGCGCCGGAGCTGTACCTGAAGCGGCTCCTGGTCGGCGGATACGACCGCGTTTTTGAGATTAACCGCAATTTCCGGAATGAAGGCATCAGCACGCAGCACAACCCCGAGTTCACGATGCTCGAGTTCTACCAGGCTTATGCCGTCTATACGGACCTGATGGATCTGGTGGAAGAGATGTTCCGGGGGCTCGCCGAAACCGTGCTCGGCAAGACGGTGGTCGAATACGGCGAGTTGGCGGTCGATTTCGGCAAACCTTTCCGCCGCGTGACGGTTCTAAGCGCCGTGATCGAAGGCAACGCCGACTTTGATGCCTCGCGCGGGCGCGACGCGGACTATCTGCGCGCGTTCGCCAAAGCCAAAGACCTCGACGTGCACGCCTCCTGGGGATGGGGAAAAATTCTCGTGGAGATTTACGAGAAGACGGTGGAACGCACGCTTGTCGATCCGACATTCGTCTATCACTACCCCATCGAGGTTTCGCCGCTGGCCAGGCGCAACGCGGACGACCCGGAACTGGCCGACCGCTGGGAGCTTTTGATCGGCGGACGCGAGTTGGCGAACGCGTTTTCGGAGTTGAACGACCCGGACGATCAACGCTCGCGTTTCGAGGATCAGATGAAGGCGCGGCTCGCCGGCGACGAGGAGGCGCAGCCCTTCGACGCCGACTACATCCGCGCGCTCGAATATGGCATGCCGCCCGCGGCCGGCTGCGGCATCGGCGTCGACCGCCTGGTCATGCTGTTGGCCAACCAGCCGTCGATCCGCGATGTCATCCTGTTCCCGCATTTGAGGCCGGAGCAATAGGTGCGCCTGCGGAGTTTTGAAAGCTTCGTCGGACTGCGTTTCCTGCGTCCGCGCCGCAAGCAGCTTTTCCTTTCCGTCACCACGATCATCGCCATCGTCGGCGTCATGATCGGCGTGGCGACGCTCATCATCGTCATCAGCACGTTTTCGGGCTTTCAGGACTACCTGCACAAAAAGACGCTCGAGGCGTATTCGCACATCGTCGTGCTGTCGTTCACGGGGATGATCGAGGAATACGGCGGGCTCGTCGAACGGCTCGAAAAGGAGTACCCGGAGGTGCGGGCGGCGGCGCCTTTCGTGTATCAGGAAGTGATGATGAGCTTTCGCGACAGCGTCACCGGCGCGGTGTTGCGCGGGGTGGACGCCGATTCGTTCGGGCGCGTTTCGTCGATCGGCCGTCAAATGGAGATCGGCCGCATGGAGGATCTCGTTGAGCGCCACGCGGCGCCGGTGGCCGAAGGCGAGGAGCCGCGCACGTATCCGGCGATCATCCTTGGCTCGGAGCTGGCCGGGCAGCTCCACGTATTTCCCGGCGACGTCATCAACGTCATCACGCCGCTTGGCGAGGAAACGCCGATGGGCAGCGTGCCCAAGGTGCGCAAGTTCGTCGTGACCGGGCTTTTCAACCTGGGCTTTCAGGAATACGACTCGAAATTCGCGTTCATCCCCAAGACCGAGGCGCAGGATTTTTTCGGCATCGGCGATCGCGTGACGGGCGTCGAGATCGCGCTTGCGGATATCTGGTCGGCGCGCGACGTGGCGCTGCGGATGAGCCAGGACTTCGGGTGGCCGTACAAGTTCCTCGACTGGACGCGGATGAACGAGAAGATTTTCTCGGCGCTCAAGCTTGAAAAGCTCGTCATTTCGATGATCCTGTGCATGATCGTGCTGGTCGCCTCGCTCAACATCTTCACCGTGCTTTACATGATGGTGCTCGACAAGAAACGCCCGATCGCGATTTTGCGCAGCATGGGCGCCACCGCGCGCTCGATCCGGCGCATCTTCCTCGTGGAAGGCACCTTCATCGGCGCGGTGGGCTCGACGCTGGGGCTTCTCGTCGGCACGGCGGTTTGCCAGGCCCAGATCAAGCTGCGCATCGTGCGTCTCGACCCCGAGCTGTATTTCACGAACACGCTGCCGATGAAATTCGAACTGGCCAACTACATCTGGATCGCGACCGCTGCGATGCTGATGGCGGTTCTGGCGACGTGGATCCCCGCGTCGATCGCCTCGCGCGTCGACCCGGTGAAGGTGCTGCGCTATGAGTGACGCGCCGCTCATCGAGTGCCGGGAGCTCGGCAAGGTGTACGAGGACACCGTCGTGCCGGTCGAGGTCTTTCGCGGGCTCGACCTTTCCGTTAGCGAGGGCGAAATGCTCGGTGTTGTCGGCGTTTCGGGCGTCGGCAAGACGACGCTGCTCTACATCCTCGGCCTCCTCGAACGGCCGACCGACGGCCTCGTGCTCTTTCGCGGACGCGACGTTTTCGAGGATCACTCCGACGAGAACCTCTCTCGCTTTCGCAACACCGAGATCGGGTTTGTCTTTCAGTTCCATCACCTCATCCTCGATTTCACCGTGGTCGAAAACGTGATGATGCCGGCCGTCATCGCCGGATGGACACGCGAAAAGGCCCGTGAGGCCGCGATGAGCGCGCTGTCCGATCTTGGCATCGCGCATCGCGCGGATCACAAGCCAGGCGAGATCTCTGGCGGCGAGCAGCAGCGCGCGGCCGTCGCCCGCGCGCTCGTGATGCGGCCGAAGGTCGTGCTCGCCGACGAGCCGACCGGCAACCTCGACGCGCACACCGCGTCCCAGATGCACGACGAGTTCGTGGCGCTCAACGAGCGCCTCGGCACGACGTTCATCGTCGTGACGCACAACATGGCGCTTGCGGAGCGCATGCGCACGGTCGTGCGGCTTTCGGACGGCCGGCTCGTGAGGGAGCGATGAGGATGCGTGCCGTCATCGCGCTTTGGGCGCTTGCGATTCTGTTCGCTGCGGCGGCGCCGGCGATGGCCGCGCCGGCGGTGACGCGCATTGACGTCGAGGGCACGCGGCGCATCGAGGTCGACGCGGTGCTCGTCAAGCTGCGAACGCAGGTCGGCGACGAATTCAACCCCGCCGTTATCGACGAGGACGTTCGCGCCATTTACAAGACCGGGTATTTCGACGACGTGCGCGTCGAGCAGGTCGAGTCCGAAGGCGGCGTCGCCCTGATTTTCGTCGTCGTCGAAAAGCCGTCGGTCAAGGAATTCGTCTTCGTCGGCAACAAGAAATTCGACGAGGAAAAGATCGGCGAAAATACGGAATTCAAGCCCAACACGATCCTCTCGGACGCGAAGATCAAGGACAACATCTTCAAGATCCGCAAGATGTACGAGGACGAGGGCTTTTTCATGGTGGACATCGATTACCGCACGGAGGAGCTGCCGCAAAACCGCGTGCGCGTCATCATCGAGATCACCGAATACAAGAAGGTCTACGTCAAGCGGATTAATTTCATCGGCAACCGCGCGTTTTCCGACGAAGAGCTGAAGAAAAAGCTGCTCACCAAGGAAGGCGGCACGTGGTCGTTCCTGGGGAGTTCCGGCGTTTATCGGCCGGAGATGTTCATGAATGACGTGCAGATCCTGCGCGCGCACTATCTCGACCACGGTTATATCGGCGTGAAGGTCGGGGATCCGCAGGTCTCGCTGTCGCCCGACCGGCGCTCGATGTTCCTCACCGTCCCGATCGAGGAGGGCGATCAGTACTACGTCGGCAAGGTGGATATCGAAGGGGACCTTCTGTTCAAGAAGGAAACGCTGATGGAGCTTGTGACGATGAAGACCGGCGAGGTCTTTTCGCGCTCCAAATTCGAGCAGAGCACGACCGCGCTTCGCTCGCGCTACACCGACATCGGCTACGCGTTCGCCGAGGTCACCGCCGACACGCCGACCAACGCCGAGACGCGCGTCATCGACGTGATCTTCAAGGTGAACAAGGGCAAGCTCGCGTATTTCGAAAAGATCTCGATCGAGGGCAACCTCTCCACGCGCGACAAGGTCATCCGCCGCGAGCTGTTCATCACCGAAGGCGATCTCTATTCCGGTCCTGGCATCCGCAAGAGCAAGGAACGCCTGATGCGGCAGGGCTACTTCGACGAGGTGGCCATGTCGACCGAACGCGGCTCGCACCCGGAGGCCGTCAACCTCGTCATTCGCGTCAAGGAGCGGATGCAGGGCAACTTCGCGATCGGCGTCGGCTTCAGCTCGATCGAGGATTTCATCGGCACCGCGTCGATCAGCCACAACAACCTTTTCGGTTACGGCACGAAGATCCAGCTTAACGCCGAGGTCAGCCGCCTGCGCAAGAACTTCCAGTTCGACGTGCGCGAACAGCACCTGTTCGACACCGACTGGATCGGAACATTCGGCCTGACGCACTCCGAGCGCGATTTCTTCCAGTACGACCGCGTCGATCGCGCGGCGCAGATGGCGCTCGGCCATCCCCTGTATTGGGATATCGAGTGGCTGGTCGGATACCGGTACGAGTCGATCGAAATCCGCAACGTGCAAAACCAGGCGGCGAACTTCCTCATCACGCAGGAAGGCAAGACGCTTTCGACCAGCACGATCTATACGCTGCAGCGCAACACGGTGAACTCGCCGTTCGATCCCACCGACGGCTCGCGGGTGTCGGCGTCGGTGGAGTGGGCGAGCAGGAATTT is drawn from bacterium and contains these coding sequences:
- a CDS encoding sensor domain-containing diguanylate cyclase, which codes for MAKPRGKTAVNPTAKSAARCKASVETLEREKRRLEREAARLETELFETREIIAGVKALDRVSELTEKVKIFNTIVRERTGSPISIFYLYWPDRDAFELVECTGNCVGADADRKVRLTDCQGRCANSRVGHTFARTDGLFWELVCQGEIFPVHAPGGRHRFEDVFTNAGLLGWDITSIVPLTFGGTPIGFAAFRPDLSSVHENEAYVRRFATQAASSIKTAMLYSANQDDKAALNRTLKNLKMLYNIGQMMAHITELKELLRFILDEACKTTDAEKGSLMLLDEEHQRLVVRVVRGLPDKDAEDRINNGETECTSLSIGEGVAGTAFMECKPMIVNDVQNDPKFKTQSKHVKSILCVPLIANDEAIGVINITNKNDGAGFSGEDAQLISALANQAAISIHRSRLYNLAIMDELTGLYVRRYFAHRLQEEIKRADRFGTKFSVIMFDIDHFKSVNDTFGHHAGDQALVTVANTLKAAARTTDLPARFGGEEFVILLPETNGKGATMVAERIRKTVEQTHVSDIGRSLTISAGVSVYPDHGSEMLGLVKSADMALYEAKHGGRNRVVLWELLGAPADEEEHESAAVASLTPRKRLAAI
- the lysS gene encoding lysine--tRNA ligase — translated: MELDTNRLIELRRSKCADIRQNGGNPYGNGIAPDATSSRIRERFGEMSAEELETVEGTFRLAGRIMAVRDFGNMVFFDLADVAGRLQLVANKKVLGLEAHKLAKSLDIGDIVYADGKPYKTRTGEMSLLMTHLGLLTKSLRPLPEKWHGLTDVETRYRQRYVDLLMNPEVREVFLLRQATTRYLRDFFAKREFVEVETPMMHPIAGGAAARPFVTHHNALDMALYLRIAPELYLKRLLVGGYDRVFEINRNFRNEGISTQHNPEFTMLEFYQAYAVYTDLMDLVEEMFRGLAETVLGKTVVEYGELAVDFGKPFRRVTVLSAVIEGNADFDASRGRDADYLRAFAKAKDLDVHASWGWGKILVEIYEKTVERTLVDPTFVYHYPIEVSPLARRNADDPELADRWELLIGGRELANAFSELNDPDDQRSRFEDQMKARLAGDEEAQPFDADYIRALEYGMPPAAGCGIGVDRLVMLLANQPSIRDVILFPHLRPEQ
- a CDS encoding ABC transporter permease, translating into MRLRSFESFVGLRFLRPRRKQLFLSVTTIIAIVGVMIGVATLIIVISTFSGFQDYLHKKTLEAYSHIVVLSFTGMIEEYGGLVERLEKEYPEVRAAAPFVYQEVMMSFRDSVTGAVLRGVDADSFGRVSSIGRQMEIGRMEDLVERHAAPVAEGEEPRTYPAIILGSELAGQLHVFPGDVINVITPLGEETPMGSVPKVRKFVVTGLFNLGFQEYDSKFAFIPKTEAQDFFGIGDRVTGVEIALADIWSARDVALRMSQDFGWPYKFLDWTRMNEKIFSALKLEKLVISMILCMIVLVASLNIFTVLYMMVLDKKRPIAILRSMGATARSIRRIFLVEGTFIGAVGSTLGLLVGTAVCQAQIKLRIVRLDPELYFTNTLPMKFELANYIWIATAAMLMAVLATWIPASIASRVDPVKVLRYE
- a CDS encoding ABC transporter ATP-binding protein, encoding MSDAPLIECRELGKVYEDTVVPVEVFRGLDLSVSEGEMLGVVGVSGVGKTTLLYILGLLERPTDGLVLFRGRDVFEDHSDENLSRFRNTEIGFVFQFHHLILDFTVVENVMMPAVIAGWTREKAREAAMSALSDLGIAHRADHKPGEISGGEQQRAAVARALVMRPKVVLADEPTGNLDAHTASQMHDEFVALNERLGTTFIVVTHNMALAERMRTVVRLSDGRLVRER
- the bamA gene encoding outer membrane protein assembly factor BamA codes for the protein MRAVIALWALAILFAAAAPAMAAPAVTRIDVEGTRRIEVDAVLVKLRTQVGDEFNPAVIDEDVRAIYKTGYFDDVRVEQVESEGGVALIFVVVEKPSVKEFVFVGNKKFDEEKIGENTEFKPNTILSDAKIKDNIFKIRKMYEDEGFFMVDIDYRTEELPQNRVRVIIEITEYKKVYVKRINFIGNRAFSDEELKKKLLTKEGGTWSFLGSSGVYRPEMFMNDVQILRAHYLDHGYIGVKVGDPQVSLSPDRRSMFLTVPIEEGDQYYVGKVDIEGDLLFKKETLMELVTMKTGEVFSRSKFEQSTTALRSRYTDIGYAFAEVTADTPTNAETRVIDVIFKVNKGKLAYFEKISIEGNLSTRDKVIRRELFITEGDLYSGPGIRKSKERLMRQGYFDEVAMSTERGSHPEAVNLVIRVKERMQGNFAIGVGFSSIEDFIGTASISHNNLFGYGTKIQLNAEVSRLRKNFQFDVREQHLFDTDWIGTFGLTHSERDFFQYDRVDRAAQMALGHPLYWDIEWLVGYRYESIEIRNVQNQAANFLITQEGKTLSTSTIYTLQRNTVNSPFDPTDGSRVSASVEWASRNFGGDLEFMKYSLQGRRYVPIVWDISVMLNGEGAYGYPLDGGRLPITERYFLGGLNSVRGFRLLSLGPTEESTIPTDPNDPATTLTDVVSNIGGDKYLQGNVELLIPIVKELKIKGLIFYDIGNALPEDVWFSNDGFRQAWGFGLRWISPIGPLRFEWGYPLYKQQGERRQVFEFGIGTFF